In Podarcis raffonei isolate rPodRaf1 chromosome 8, rPodRaf1.pri, whole genome shotgun sequence, the genomic window TTCTGCCTTTTGAGTAATCCGAACTGCTTCACACTGCTCATCTCAGCAGCCCTTTCCTGAGCTACTTGTGAAGCAGGTTAGAATCAAGGCCGTTGCGCAAATAGATATCCAACACTGGCCTGGGTCTCACATcactttaaatcaggggtggggaacctgtgaccctgcagATGTTGGGGAGCCAAAAACTGGCATCAGCTGCAGACAGCACGTCCAACGGCCTGGGGGCATGCATgtccagcaacagctgcaggTCAGGGATGACGACACTATGTTGGCAATACCTGAATTAaacttaaagggacccctgaccattaggtccagttgtggccgactctggggttgtggtgctcatttcactttactggctgagcacagcttccaggtcatgtggccagcatgactaagccgcttctggcgaaccagagcagagcacagaaacaccgtttaacttcccgccggagcagtacctatttatctacttgcactttgacgtgctttcgaactgctaggttggcaggagcagggaccgagcaacgggagctcaccccatcgtggggattcaaaccgccgaccttctgatcggcaagtcctaagttctgtggtttaacccacagcgccacccgcgtcccttcattaaACTTAGAATAAACTAAATGAATACACTTTGCTGCTCAGCACACCGGCAAGGAAACAAAGCAGAGACTGGCTTCAGTGATACTTGCGAAGCAGCACACATATTCTGTTTTCTCAAAACAAACGACAAGTTTCTTCTTGGCTCCATTGGTTTGGAGGAAACAACCCACCAATGTTAGTCATGAAGCCAGCCTTTGGTTTGTCTCCTCTCTGGTGTGCTGCAGGAAGGAGCAGCAAAGTATACATTCACTTTTAAACCAAGTTATTTTATATGGTTAAAGAGTGACATGCAAACAAGGCCACGGAAAGGAGCTCGCGGAGTTCCCATCACCTCTTTAGTTTTCGTTCTCACAACAAGCCTGCAAGGTAGGTTGGGACAGGCTCAGCTTAAGGGCAAGCAGAGAGTTTTGTTGGCCAAGTGGGTATGTGAGCCCAAGTCGCCCAGGACAAAATTCATTTATCTGTCCACGGCACTAACTCTCACCAACTGACTTCCTGGCAGAGATGCACACTGACTGGGAACTTTCTAGAGCCCAGCTCAGGCCATGGTCACTGGACTCCACCAATGTCAATTCACAGGACTTATCATACTCCTGGAACCATACCAAGCTTGCACCAAAAAGCCTTGGTCGTGGATCTCCAACAGCTCCCtcctctataataataataataatttattatttataccccgcccatctggctgggtatccccagccactctgggcagcttccaatagaacactaaaatacaataatacattaaaagcttccctaaacagggctgccttcagatgtcttctaaaagtctggtagttgtttttctctttgacatctggtgggagggcgttccacagggcaggtgccatcaccgagaaggccctctgcctggttccctgtaacttggcttctcacagcaagggaaccaccagaaggccctcggggctggacctcagtgtctgggcagaaagatgggggtggagacgctccttcagatatactggaccgaggctgtttagggctttcaaggtcagcgccaacactttttgaattgtgctcggaaatgtactgggagccagtgtaggtctttcaagaccagtgttatgagattggggggggagggggaggaagacaaGCAGGAAGAGTGGCTGATGTTTTTTTCGTTTTAATAGGAACCAGATATTCCCAACTTTGCAGTGGAGGGAGGCAGCTTTTGCCTtgcagattcttcttcttctgtaaaaGATACTCTCATTCCCATTAACTTATAAACATGATTTACACTCAGTCTCTGGCggcaggaggggaggagggcaTGCAGAGATTTCCCCCGCCACCTCCGCAGgagggcagcagcgggaggcaggcgtctctctctctctctcttgctatgGTCCCGTGGAGCTTCTCCGTGCAGAGGAGGTGAGGTTTGGGATGGCGAGGGGCGAGGGGCGCCATGACGTCCAGCAGAGGGCATTCTTCCTGAAGAACCTTTGATGGCAGGTGGAGGGAGAGGTGGAGgtgtagggagggaggggagactgAATGAAAAGCAGAAGGCAGCCGAACAAAAATGAAATCCTGGACTTCTAGGAGACTCGATTTGGGGGTGGTggaataatgttaataataataaaaaacgagGGCAgcttgtgagttccaaaacattccacagaCTCACTGCAGAAAGGTTTGGGGGAGTCCTGGCGGTGGGTTTTTAAAAGCCCTGAAGGCTAAAGACTAGGATACActgacatttttttatatataaaaaaatcttcaAAAGTCCTGCCTCTGCCCTTCCAGGCTTGGGGGGGTCAGGAAGAATTCTCAGAATAGAAAGGAAAAGCAGGGAAGGCGAAGGGGGAGAGAACCATCGCAAAGCACCCCGTCCTGGGTGCAGGAACCGCCCCCCCATGCCAAGCCCAAACCGTTGTGCCCCCCTCTTGCCGCGCCAGCAGCCGCAGATCCCCTTAGAAAGAAGAAGAggccttcccccccccatccccgaAGCAGCACCCCCCTCTAgtggcagcaggcaggcagagcagCGATTGCAACTGCTTATGTCATGGGCGCCTTTGGCTCTTGCAAAAAAAACCGTACCTTGGGGGCagaagcccagagggggagaCAGGAAGAAGCCCCCCAAGCCCCACGCAGACCCCTGCCCCCAAGTTCCCTGAGAACCAGCTAGCTGCACCCTGACGCGTCCTGCTCCATCCCCTCGCGCCTATGCTCCCCGGGCCCCCCACGCCCACCCCACTGAGGCGACCCCTAGCCAAAGGAGGATGCAGGTGGCGGGGCAAAGTGGGTGCGAGCTGCACTGAATcggtgggaggaagaggaggaggaggaggaagggctggcgggcttagccaatggtcaggccGAAACCACACTGGAATTTGTTCTTGCGGTGGTTGAGGAAGGCGCCCATCGCCAACgtgaggggcagggggaggagctTCTTCTCCAGGGCTGCTCCTACGATCCAGTTGCTGTCAACGGAGCCtgaagggagaagggggaaagccaTGGTCAGAAGCAGTGGAGGCTGGCCGGCAGAACGAGGCGGGCCTAAACTGTATTTTGTCTTGTGTGGAATCGTGTGTCCCTCTCTCTCTGGCATCGTGTTCATACATTAGCATTCAGAGGCTGCCTGGGGTCCTTTCTGCCCACAgctgtgcaataataataataataataataataataataataataataataatttataccccacccatctggctaggtttccccagccactctgggcagatcccaacaaaatatgataaaacatcaaatattaaaaacctccctaaacaggactgccttcagaagtcttctaaaagtcgtatacagtggtacctcgggttacatacacttcaggttacagactccgctaacccagaaatagtgcttcaggttaagaactttgcttcaggatgagaacagaaatcgtgcggcagcagcgggaggccccattagctaaagtggtgcttcaggttaagaacagtttcaggttaagtatggacctccggaacgaaataagtacttaacttgaggtaccactgtaattgtttaactccttgacatccgatgggagggcgttccacacggcGGGTGCCAGCTAGCCAGGAATCAGCATACTCAAAACGGAAGCAAAAAGGGAAACTCTCAAGCGGCCGGTCTCCCCACCACGCCTCATTATCCTCGGGTAGAAACATGCGGTCTAAACCAGGATGGAGACGGATGCCGTACCTCTGAAAAGTAGGTTGGCTTTGGGGAGGTCCAGCTGGTAGCCAAACGTCACGCTCGTGTCCTGCATGCGGGTGCTGGCTTCAAACTCCACCCCCACTTGCAACTGAAAGGACACAGAAAGGGAGGATGAGGAGGTGGTTCAAGGAAGGAACACTTCGCACCAACAGTTATTTCCTTGCTTTATTCTTGCCCCACAAACCATCACCAAGAGGCCACTAACCTGATCGCTGGCTTTGTGGTAATACGTGGCGTGTGCTCCGGCCTGCCCTAGCGTCAGAGTCCCAATCCAGTTAGGCgctgagggggggaaagagagaaagaatcgCTGAGAACCCAGGAACCCAGCCTCTCCTTGGGAAAATATTAGGCCTTTTCCTCCATGGATCTGTCACTGGTCCTTAGCAGCTGAAAAAGGAGGAGTGGCAGGTCTGTGACCTCGTAggtcatgggtcggcaaactaaggcctgtgggccggatcaggcccaattgccttctggatccggcccgcggatggtccgggaatcactgTGTGTATCCCTCTCCCTCAAACAACGATGGCGGGACCttgtccctccctcctcctgctttctCCCCGCcttgcctagaggaggaagggggctgggctgtgttggtgccagcagcagcagcgcttgagCGGCCACCATTTTAAGCAACCCCCCTCCAGAGCCATTTCGTGTGCCGCTCATCATCCCACTGCCATCAGCCTCtgctgctcgcaagacacaggtaagtagCCACCGGGGCTCGTGGGGCTCTtttatcatttccccccccaaaaaatatagtccggccccacacaaggtctgagggtcagtggatcggcgccctgctgaaaaagtttgctgacccctgtcgtAGGTGCTGCTGGGACTCCAACACCAATTGGCCCCCAGCAGCACAGCCAACGGTCAGTAACggggatgggagttgtggtctagcagtacccggagggccagaggttccccacctccaaGCTACAGGCAGccaccatagagttggaagggaccccatggatcTTCTAGTccactgtttcccaaacttgggtctccggctgttttcggactacaactcccatcatccctagctagcaagaccagtcatcagggatgatgggaattgtagtccaaaaacagctagtgacccaagtctgggaaacactgatctagtgcaacccccctgcaatgcaggaatacgcagctgtcccatgcggggattgaacctgcaaactttggcattatcagcaccacgctctaaacCAGAAAATATTGAGGAGCCCTCTTGCCTTTGcaccctgcttatgggcttcctggCAGCGTTTGGTTtgccactgttggaaacaggatactagacctggtgggcaagcagagGTCATCTGTCCTGGCCCCGCCCTGACCCACAGCAAGATTAAAGGCCTTAAGCATTAGGGGCCCAACAAGGCAGAAAGGTGGCATTTCAAATACATGAtgcagcatatatattttttaagcaacTGCAACAAGGCCACAGAGAGCACCATTTTCCTGCATTTGACCTCTCAGCATCATTCATGTAATAAGTCCAAGGAAAAGCGTGGACAtagtttgatttttattttctaGTGCCCAGAACATCAAAGGCTGAAGTCCTATGAGATCTCcgtgtatagggcggtatataaattcaataaaaaaatttaaagctCCACAAAAATCAAGCGTGGCTTATCTCTTAAGTAAACCTGCAAAGGCTAAGGTCTTCAAGCTAGCACTGGTCACCCCCGCCCCTAATCGCATGTTGAGAATCAGGAATgttatcttttttctttaaaggagTTGAAAATTGCAGCCTAATCCTTTCTGCCTCTGTTTTTGAGAGACAACCCTAATCTTCTGTGTGTACACTGGTGCCAAGGAGAGCCAAGCAGTGAGATATGCAGAACAGAGTTCAAATAGGCCCTAAATTCTGTATACCATTCCGCATCTGTGCGGCTTTTACGTATGAAACTGTTTTTACTGTGAAATTGCTTCGAGATGCTTTGCGGGAACTGTTTTGCGGGTGGATCTGGCAGGCTGTGTCGGTACCTGTATACTTCCCAGCAAGCGACATGACGGTTCCCTCCTCTCCCGGGCGGCGATGGTATACCAGCTCCCCACCCAGCGCCAGGCAAGGTGTGATGCTCTGTAGGTAATGCGCTACCAGGATCCCTGTGGGGCGGAGAGGAGAGGGGATTGGTCAGGACCTGACAGGTAGAAATACAGCCATGTGGATCACACCCTCAGGACAGAGGGAACCACGCCAAAGGCCAGTCTAATGAGGAGAGGAGAATGGGAGCTTTCTCACCTGAACCCACTAAGATATCGGGGTTCCCTAGCGTGACGGCTGCAGTGAAGTCTGCGCCCCGGTATTCCCCATCCACTTGCCAGTTCACGAATTTTGATTGCTGCGTCTGGATGGCCAGGGGGAGGAGAAACATTTGTTTTATTTGGCACAAGGAATTTgacacacaagggccacattgAACCACCATGTGATGGGAGACACAAGGGGCAAGAAGTCAGTTGCCGGTAGCCACttggggaagcgggtggcgctgtgggtaaaacctcagcgcctaggacttgctgattgtcaggtcggtggttcgaatccctgtggcggggtgcgctcccgttgctcggtcccagcgcctgccaacctagcagttcgaaagcacccctaagtgcaagtagataaataggtgccgcttactagcgggaaggtaaacggcgtttccgtgtgctgcgcaggctcgccagatgcagcttcgtcacacgacccggaagtgtctttggacagcgctggcccccggcctcttaagcgagatgggcgcgcaaccccagagtcggacacgactggcccgtacgggcaggggtacctttacctttactttactgtcAAGGCATTAAGAGATCTCAAGTACACAGCCTGGCCTTGCATGCAGATACATCTTCTCTGAGGAGACGCCAAGAGGCTGAATCGCTATCAAGTCATACAACAGGGAATCCCAGAGCCAATCCCTTTCCCCACCCTTGCAAATCCCCAAATCAAAGAGGGACCGTGGAGAGAGCAGACTAAGAGGGGGAGAGGCtgcatttaaaatataaaaataaagtaagaaagTCTTCTCAACCAATCCTAAGCAATGGACAGGGATTATTAGTCCATTAGTCAGTTGGTAGTCGTAAATTAAATGGGAATCTAGTTTTGCAGTGCAGGGCACCTCCCTGGTCACCTGAAGGCAATTCTGCTCGCCGTAGGTGATCAGGAAAAGAGGGATATTTACAAGCCTCATTCACAGGGCAGCAACATACCCCGTGACCCAAAGGGCCCAGGGCATACTGCAAGGCCTGGATCTGCAAGaagatggcagcagcaggaggacctgtgggaagggagaagaggaggaggagctcagcCAACAACTCAGTACCTGGAAGGCCACCTTGGAGCGAACTTTGTTTGTGAGCTGGTGAATGATCTGTGCATTGAGGCTGCCGCTGTTGTCCATGTCCCCTACCAGAACGGGGAAGGCCTGAGGCAGAGAGAGGAACAAAGGCACGTTCAAAGGCTAACCAATAAGTAACTTGTTTAGGTAGCGCACTTATGCCAAAacattcgggaactaagctgttcgaattCTGTTCCAAGGTACAGTCTAAAGGGAGGCTATCATAATTACATGAAATACAACTCAGAGAACAAAGTAAAGTAGAAAGAATAAGAACAACAGGCAcaaattgtagggggttggactagatgaccaataAGGTCCctccaacaattctatgattctattatcaagAACCCTCAAATTACCAATCAATGAGTACCCAAATAAAACTATTTTAACTTGAGTTATACATTTTGTttgatttcattttgtttcaactttattttattaaaatatttataacccGTTCTCTAACCTTGAGTAACAAAAGTTATGGCCAGAAGGATCTCAGATTCGTGTTTCTATGTCGTGtaaaagttgtttgtgcttttgcACGCCATCCCAAAACCTTTTGCTGCGGGAGATTAAatggtattttaaataaataaaatgggagaAAGTGATCCTGACTGAGACAGATGAGAGACAGTCAGGATGACCCAATTATTCAGCTGCCTAATATGCACAAAAACAGCACCTATTGTTTCTCCCCACCACAATGCTTGCAAACTTACCTCTGTGGGGCTCAGCTGCTTTGTCCCTACATACGTCACCCCAAAGTGGTAATTGGAGTCGCCAACCGTACTGAGAGCCACCGTGTGATTGACCTTAAGAAGGCAACAAATGTGTGAAACGGCAATGTGAAAATAAGATGTAGGAACACAACAAGCCAATGTATACCAAGTaagtccatctagcccaacactgactacactgactggcaaaagCTCTCAagtatttcagacaggggtctctccctaGTCATGTGGATGCCAATAAATGAACCTGTgtccttctgcatccaaagcagatactctagcactgagccacagccctcgGCAACCGCTTGCCAGATCGCCTGGGGTGAGTGACAACTGCTTCCAGGTGACCACACTTTGAAGCCTTTGTCAGTTcagaatgttctctctctctctctcatattttagGCTGATGCACCACAAATACCAAGAACAGATAGGACTGGATAGGCAGTTACATCAACATTTGCACAGGTTAATGCAAaatattgcttgcaaaaattaCTAAGGACTAAAAACAGGCTTGTGTGctgcaaaccatggcttactgtTACAATAGGTTTTTATCCAATTCATTCACtgagtaagcccattgaaatcaagACTTAGTTAGATGCAACCCAAGATCTCTAGAGTGAGATTGCCTGCAAATTCAAAGGAGTCACTCTTACCTGGAAGTGGTTGCTGAGACCTTTATTCACAGTCAATTTCACGCCCTCCATCTGGATGGGGAATAATTCTGAAAAGTTGAGAAAAGAGGGTGTCAGATCATCATATGGTCACGTTATCGCCGTTCAAGCTTCCCTTGCTCAAAACGAGAGCTATTAGGGCCTCTCCCAGAGATGCCCAGTGTCTGATTACAAGGAATgcgttcaaattcccacttggccgcACTCTGGGCCTAGCCTACCTCTCATTGCAAGGCTAATGAGAGAGAACCCAGCACCTGCAATCCTGAGCTGCTTGAATGAAAGGCAGGACATGCTACAGGCAATCAGGAGAGTGTGTGGAAATGTTTTCCATGCTGGGTGTCGGCACGGGTAAGAAGGCAGAGCCATGAGATCCAACCTTCAGGCCTCTGGCAAGAAACCTAAGAAAGCAAACATCTTTTGGAAAACAGGTCTGATATGCACCAGCTGAAGTCTGGTCTAGTGTACACAGGCAGCTGAATGAATTGGTAGAATAGGATGCACCACTTCAGGCTGTGTGTCTCTGCGGAAACTGCTATTTTTGAATGCTTTCCTTGCattaagggggaggggggaaacctccTGCAAATCAAATAACAAAATTGGGGTAGCCAGTGTGATGAACTCCAGGTGcaattggactgcaactcccatcatccctgacaactggctatactggctgggcctgatgggagttggaggataCTACATTGGCTGTCCCTGAACTAAATTATCACGGAAGGGAGAAAGGTTCCAAGCTAACCCACACTCCCGGAATGTGCTCGTTTCTCGCTTGCAAGTTTTCCATGcaggggtacacacacacacaaagtgattCCCACCGACCCTCTAGCCCAGTCCGTGTTGATCTAACCACCTCGTCCCACAGCATGGGTGAGACCAGGCCTTAGACTGTTTAAATGAAGAGTTGGCACTCGGCATTGAAGGAAGCAAGGGGGACTATCAACATTCACGCTACATAAATGAATGAAACTAGTCCCGATACATTGTGCCTACTGTTAGCCTTTTCCACACAAGAAACAAGAAGTCAAAAGGAAATGGTCTCCCTAACTCTGGACtagaatcattttttaaaaagcgcaTGCGAAGATGGAAAGCAGCTTCGGGAAAGTGACAGCCCCTCTGACACCTCCTGCCTAAGGAATGGAATTTTTTGGCCAAGCTATCCTTGGCCATATCACAAGTAATATACACCCTGTGTTAGGAAAGGGGAACCAAAGGCACAGGGGCAAAATGCAGCCTCTCTCTGGCCCCTGGAACAGCGATGCCCTCTCAAAATGTGTCTGCAAGGTTTTTGGAATAATTATATGATAGCTATTTATGTAAGTACTCTGCACAGCCGGAGGACATGACAGATTACAGGTGGCGGCCATTTAGGCGTGTCCAATTGACGTGCAACTACTGACATGCCAGTTCTTTTCACCTGGAAGAGGGTAGAACGGGGGTGGAACGGGGGAAGGGGCATGCTTATGCACACAGGGGCCGGGAACGGAACCCTTGCATGAAACGGTCACTGCCTGTACAGAGCCACGTTCCAGAGTCTGGTGTGACCACCATAGCATATAGCAGCCTTGCTCAAGCCAAGCCTAGGCCTGGTCAGTGGTTGGATGGGAGATCAGATGAGAAAAGCACAGAAAGCCTCTATAATGATCCATCATGAAAGAAAAGCAAGCAGGAGGACTAATAAAAAGAATTAAGCATTTACCACAAAATCAAGGATTGTTAAAAAGTGAAAGACCTTCACACCTATACATATGTCACTTTAAGCTGCTCAAGCTTAGAGGGTTTCTGTCCCTgcgccattttatcctcacaaagaCCCTGCACGGTAGATTAGGATGGCACTGtaactagcccaagatcacctagCAAGCCTtacagctgagtggggatttgaaccctggtctcccaggtctcagtCCCACACACTAAACTCCACTGCACAGATGTACAACTGAAAGCCAGCAAGGAATTTTCAGTTTTTCTTAGAAGAAGTTTACAAATAATGCCAGCGCTGCTATCCCCATATTGCACATCGAAATAAGGCAGGCATGGCTAAGGTCACGTGGTAAGTtcatggccaggggtcagcaaactttttcagcagtgggctggtccactgtcccccagaccttgtgggggggccggactatatttggggcgggggattaatgaattcctatgccccacaaataacccagagatgcattttaaataaaaggacacattctactcatgtaaaaacatgctggttcccggactgtctgcgagctggatttagaaggcgattgggccagatcttgcccccgggccttagtttgcctacccatgttcatGGCCAAGGGGAGATTTGAACTGGCATCTGCCTTGGCAGCTCCCTCTTAGCCACTGAGAAGAGATAACAGATCAGGGTCTCTGCCCACCTTCTGGCTAACCAAGTCTTTAGCACACATCGCTGCTAGGTTATCGTGAAAACGTAGCAATGCAGCTTTTGCTTTCAGAAAAGAAACTGGGGTTCTCACTATTTTGATGGGAGCACTCTCAGAGCATGTCTTACTTCCATGCTCCCAGGATCCAAAACAAAGGCGCATAACAGATCTGGGTCTGCTCAGTGCCTGGATGAAACACCACCTGGGAAACCCCTAAGATGCAGCTTTCATTTTACATGATGGAACATGCAATatgcatgaaataaataaaatccaagaGAGGATCCCAGAGTCTGTGCACAGACCAGACACACCAGAGACATGCTCTAAACATGCAACTTGCATGGCAAAATATGAACTCAATAAGCTGGAAATCCAACAACACGGAGACATGAGCTTCTTTTGTTTTAGGAGTACAAGAGTCCCATGAGATAGATGCTGCCTTCCTTTGCCATGTGCTGGTGGAGCATTTTACCTTTGCATTTGCGGTGACACTCCTCGAAGGTGCCTGGGTTGGGAAGCTGGTCACACTTGTCTTCTGTGGCACGATCTGCTGCTGGGGGAACCAGCCCGCTGACAGGGGGCATGGAGAATCCCGGTGGAACCGATACGAGGCCAGAACCTGGCCCTGGCACGGCAGCAGGGGGCGCTGGGGAGCTGGCAGCCAGGACATTACCCATGGCGAGGAGCTAGGGAGAAGGAAAGAACTGCTCAAGCGGAAGGTTTTGTTCAAGGCCTTCAGAAATGGCCATTCTTCAATGTGACAGCCTATGCTTTGCAATGAGCAAAGGTTGGAATATGGCCACCAATTCCTAGTATCAGGTTCAAAGCAGCAGACCAATGGCCTGGGTCAATCTGCTTCCACTGGTTGTTGACCAGTGGCAGGACTCATCaacagaagagacagagaagtaTCCTGGCTTAATATAGGACAGGGTTGTAGCTCAGTTGTAAGCTACATGCTCCACATCAAagagtccccagcatctccaggaagtgGCGGGGggaactcctgcctgaaaccctggcagATCTGATGTGTTTAGACCACTCTAAAAGACACACCAACATCACACTCAGAACAAGTCTAGAAACAAGCTTCTCCATGCTTCCCCACTTCAGGCTATGGGGCTTCAGGCTATGGGGCTGTAGttcaacatctagggacccacagtTGGGGGAAGGGTGGTCTAGGGGTGAGTGGACATAGATCAGCAGCACAACCCAGTATAAAGCTCTTATAATAGTGGCCTAAAAGCCTGAGAGTATTTAGCTCAATACTGTGTACACTGATTCAcaaaagctctccagggtttcaggcatggggCACTggcagccctaccaggagatgcagaGGACCGAAACTGGGACGtttgccctaccactgagccccTTTCTCCTAAAAAGGGGGCACTTCTGAAGAATCAGGGTATACATGCCAAGAACCACCTGGCCTGAAATGCTTTTACAGTACAGTAAGAGCAAAAGAAGGGGAAGCTTGCGATACTCAAGACTGCCGTCCTGTGCAAGCGTCTGAGCTGACATTTCCAGGACTTGCAGTTAGGCTGCAgtcgtaggaagctgccttatacgtcTGACCACGGGGATCCACCCAGTTCAGTCCAGTTCATACtggctgacagtggctctccagg contains:
- the TOMM40 gene encoding mitochondrial import receptor subunit TOM40 homolog, producing MWKGTGSVSRQLQLLAMGNVLAASSPAPPAAVPGPGSGLVSVPPGFSMPPVSGLVPPAADRATEDKCDQLPNPGTFEECHRKCKELFPIQMEGVKLTVNKGLSNHFQVNHTVALSTVGDSNYHFGVTYVGTKQLSPTEAFPVLVGDMDNSGSLNAQIIHQLTNKVRSKVAFQTQQSKFVNWQVDGEYRGADFTAAVTLGNPDILVGSGILVAHYLQSITPCLALGGELVYHRRPGEEGTVMSLAGKYTAPNWIGTLTLGQAGAHATYYHKASDQLQVGVEFEASTRMQDTSVTFGYQLDLPKANLLFRGSVDSNWIVGAALEKKLLPLPLTLAMGAFLNHRKNKFQCGFGLTIG